In the Candidatus Cloacimonas acidaminovorans str. Evry genome, one interval contains:
- a CDS encoding DNA adenine methylase has protein sequence MDAIIGWIGGKRLLRKVIAPYVPKDITGFIEPFGGAAWMLLYKEKWGDLEVYNDLDNRLVNLFLQVKYHPDELIKELDWLVASRKLFGDILKQEGLTEIQRAARFMYLITRSFGSKGDSFGTSQKRGTSSMYNRLERIKELHRRLDMVIIENLSYEKVIEKYDTKSNFFYCDPPYMLGYTYENSKQFSHEDLCAKLKKIKGRFILSYDDNPEVLKLYKGFDIKHVTRTKGINRKEGKSEFNEVIIANFDLVESEQENSKLNTKPSKDIRGLS, from the coding sequence ATGGATGCCATCATCGGCTGGATAGGCGGTAAACGCCTCCTGAGAAAGGTTATCGCTCCCTACGTCCCCAAGGATATCACAGGCTTCATCGAGCCTTTCGGTGGTGCTGCCTGGATGCTCCTCTACAAAGAGAAGTGGGGAGATCTGGAAGTCTATAACGATCTCGACAACCGCCTGGTCAACCTCTTCCTGCAGGTGAAGTATCATCCTGATGAGCTGATCAAAGAACTGGACTGGTTAGTAGCCAGCCGCAAGCTCTTTGGCGATATCCTCAAGCAGGAAGGATTAACCGAGATACAGCGGGCTGCCAGGTTCATGTACCTGATCACCAGATCATTCGGCTCAAAAGGTGACAGCTTCGGCACCTCTCAGAAGCGTGGCACCTCCAGTATGTATAACCGACTGGAACGCATCAAGGAGCTCCACAGACGCCTGGATATGGTAATCATAGAGAACCTCTCTTATGAGAAGGTCATAGAGAAGTATGATACTAAGAGCAACTTCTTCTATTGTGATCCACCCTACATGCTTGGCTATACCTACGAGAACTCCAAGCAGTTCAGTCATGAGGACTTGTGTGCCAAACTCAAGAAGATCAAAGGACGCTTCATCCTCAGTTATGACGATAATCCCGAAGTGCTCAAGCTATACAAGGGCTTTGATATCAAGCACGTCACAAGAACCAAAGGCATTAACCGCAAGGAAGGCAAGAGCGAGTTCAATGAAGTGATCATCGCCAACTTCGATCTTGTAGAATCCGAGCAGGAGAACTCCAAGCTCAATACTAAACCAAGCAAAGACATCAGGGGGCTTTCATGA
- a CDS encoding phage portal protein gives MRLGAYNLAISSATDLLEAKYKPEPIDLSKYQRIGKQLVSKAAETKKVVSQPYSMSKLLNLLDTDEYHSGCIDALTMATIMQFDCKNSQVKSWMEAAEFPACEDQTTILGELMKFYLACGNGFLIKMRNAQGEWIGLERMLPSEVQIVENYDEFGFFKPNYIQVKNNQKKDFAYEDIIHVKKSTHRSNAWGLACLPIAINIEILGEIKTFDYNNFKNGLMIDYFVIVEGGTLRDGIVTDEQGNEVLTDAYTEIEKALTEVKGNAKSHSTVLIESESRDVKIRLEPLRQQDREGGFITLKKDLREGILAYHRVPARIVSQLIPGQLGGDNRSDMLMFYQFVVRPLQNRLALALANEFNFDFGWNVKPEDFNFGNLTEVLQTADEQLFMQNRNL, from the coding sequence ATGCGACTAGGTGCTTATAACCTGGCTATCAGTTCTGCTACTGATCTGCTGGAGGCCAAGTACAAGCCGGAGCCCATAGATTTATCCAAGTATCAGAGGATCGGTAAGCAGTTGGTATCCAAGGCTGCCGAGACCAAGAAGGTAGTTTCTCAACCCTATTCGATGAGCAAGCTTCTCAATCTCCTGGATACCGACGAGTACCACTCCGGCTGCATAGATGCCCTCACTATGGCTACTATCATGCAGTTCGATTGCAAGAACAGCCAGGTTAAGTCCTGGATGGAAGCTGCCGAGTTTCCTGCCTGTGAAGATCAGACCACTATCTTAGGCGAGCTGATGAAGTTCTATCTGGCTTGTGGAAATGGCTTCCTGATCAAGATGCGGAACGCTCAAGGTGAGTGGATAGGACTGGAGCGCATGCTTCCCTCGGAAGTTCAGATAGTGGAGAACTACGACGAGTTCGGCTTCTTCAAACCCAACTACATCCAAGTCAAGAACAACCAGAAGAAGGACTTTGCCTACGAGGACATCATCCACGTGAAGAAGTCCACCCATAGATCTAACGCCTGGGGCCTGGCCTGCCTGCCCATAGCCATCAACATCGAGATATTGGGTGAGATCAAGACCTTTGATTACAACAACTTCAAGAACGGTCTGATGATTGACTATTTCGTGATCGTAGAAGGTGGCACCCTCAGGGACGGAATCGTTACCGATGAGCAGGGCAATGAAGTGCTGACCGATGCCTATACCGAGATCGAGAAGGCACTCACCGAGGTCAAAGGCAATGCCAAGAGCCACTCCACTGTCTTGATCGAGAGTGAGAGCCGGGACGTGAAGATACGCCTCGAACCACTGCGTCAGCAAGATAGAGAAGGTGGCTTTATCACCCTCAAGAAAGACCTCAGGGAAGGTATCCTTGCCTATCATAGAGTACCTGCCAGGATCGTCTCACAACTCATTCCCGGGCAGCTTGGTGGCGATAACCGAAGCGATATGCTGATGTTCTACCAGTTCGTGGTCAGACCGCTGCAGAACCGCCTGGCTTTAGCTCTGGCAAACGAGTTCAACTTTGATTTCGGCTGGAATGTGAAGCCGGAGGACTTCAACTTCGGTAACCTGACCGAGGTACTGCAGACTGCTGATGAACAGCTCTTTATGCAAAATCGCAATTTGTAG
- a CDS encoding DNA adenine methylase, translating to MNSIISWVGGKRILRKKILPLIPKHDIYCEVFGGAAWILFGKSANKEDWQLSKKSRYTEVYNDINGDLVNFWKYIKNHPEAFVTELNNYLIAREMFDNFMKHEPRTELERAIKFYYNLACSYGSRSKNFCVNQGYKYMPLRNMDKVKEASERLRHVIIEKQPWEKIVARFDQPHTFFYLDPPYYTKEHLYEREDADAFNQHEELAEALKQIKGKFLLSYNNDPYIRQLYDGCIIDEVETQYTVSGAFQTKIELLIRNY from the coding sequence ATGAATAGCATCATCTCCTGGGTAGGCGGTAAGCGTATCCTCCGCAAGAAGATCCTGCCCCTCATCCCCAAGCATGACATCTATTGCGAAGTCTTTGGCGGTGCGGCCTGGATATTGTTCGGTAAGAGCGCCAACAAGGAAGACTGGCAGCTGTCCAAGAAGAGCCGCTATACTGAGGTCTATAACGACATCAATGGCGACCTGGTCAACTTCTGGAAATACATCAAGAACCATCCGGAAGCCTTCGTTACCGAACTGAACAACTACTTGATCGCCAGAGAGATGTTCGATAACTTCATGAAACATGAACCCAGAACTGAATTGGAAAGAGCGATCAAGTTCTATTACAACCTCGCCTGCAGCTATGGTTCACGCTCCAAGAACTTCTGCGTTAATCAGGGCTACAAGTACATGCCCCTCCGGAATATGGATAAAGTGAAAGAAGCCTCGGAACGCCTGCGGCACGTGATCATCGAAAAGCAGCCTTGGGAGAAGATCGTAGCTCGGTTCGACCAACCTCATACGTTCTTCTATCTGGACCCTCCCTACTATACCAAAGAGCACCTCTACGAGCGTGAAGACGCGGATGCTTTCAACCAGCATGAAGAGCTGGCCGAAGCCTTGAAACAGATAAAAGGCAAGTTCCTGCTATCCTACAACAATGATCCTTACATCAGACAACTATACGATGGCTGCATCATTGATGAAGTCGAGACACAGTACACAGTGTCTGGAGCGTTCCAGACTAAAATTGAGCTGCTGATCAGGAATTATTGA
- a CDS encoding glycoside hydrolase family protein, producing the protein MTEALMNRIKAQLVRHEGLRLKPYRCTAGKLTIGIGRNLDDRGISQKEAYAMLERDIADCEQWLIDEIPEVYNKLDEVRQSVLLNMCFNLGIKGLLGFNNTLAFIKAGDWERAANGMLASKWAKQVGMRAIELSELMRKGQ; encoded by the coding sequence ATGACCGAAGCATTGATGAATCGAATCAAAGCTCAGTTAGTCAGACATGAAGGTCTGCGGCTGAAGCCATACCGCTGTACTGCGGGCAAGCTGACCATCGGTATTGGTCGCAATCTCGATGACAGAGGCATCTCCCAGAAAGAAGCTTACGCCATGCTGGAAAGGGATATAGCCGACTGCGAGCAGTGGCTGATCGATGAGATACCTGAGGTTTATAATAAGCTCGATGAGGTACGCCAATCGGTGCTGCTCAACATGTGCTTCAACCTTGGTATCAAGGGACTACTGGGCTTCAACAACACCTTGGCTTTTATTAAAGCCGGAGACTGGGAACGAGCCGCGAATGGTATGCTTGCCTCCAAATGGGCGAAACAGGTGGGTATGAGAGCGATAGAGCTTTCCGAGCTGATGAGGAAAGGTCAGTGA
- a CDS encoding N-6 DNA methylase, translating into MLDSITKKKIDDARDILVGKVPVPSSQVEQITIALIYKFMYDMDNESIELGGKPKYFTGDYAKYAWNRLFDQKLSGEGRVMLYQDALTKIPNNASIPTLFRDIFKNAFLPYRDPETLKLFLKCIDEFTYEHSEKLGDAFEYLLAVLGSQGDAGQFRTPRHIIDFMVELIDPQKEDSILDPACGTAGFLISAYKHIIKTNSSNYDKVNDPHTFAMHNTPLDELVIQNGKKYTGDLLTPDQRAFLHKNIKGYDIAFEMVRLSLVNMYLHGFNTPQIFEYDTLTSTERWNEYANVILANPPFMTPKGGIRPHHKFTIQAKRSEVLFVDYMLEHLTNNGRAGIIVPEGIIFQSGNAYKQLRKLLVEENYLVGVISLPAGVFNPYSGVKTSILWIDKALAKKTDKIIFLKINNDGFDLGAQRRPIEANDLPAAFDNAMAYKESVLSGEEYIASDKNVSLVEKTRLAENGDFNLSWERYISSTSNSYTYDTVRLDEICVKKAQYGSGAAKTDYDGETRYIRITDIDDDGNLKDNDIVSPSVINEKYLLNEDDLLFARSGSVGRVYIHRQKGRFIFAGYLIRFVLDKNKALPRFIFYLTKSEYYANWIIKQSKTGTISNINAQQYSSLRIPLPPLSVQEEIVAELDSYQKIIDGAKQVVDNWKPHIDIDPEWDSYPYKEIFTTLTAPMKIQTSEYSSSGAYPIIDQSMHEIAGWTDDERALVRIEKPVVIFGDHTCRIKYISKNFCQGADGIKILSTTENVIPKYLYYYLLAFPITPQGYNRHFSKLVEKEISIPELDVQQIIVSRIESEQKLVEANRKLIALFEQKIKERINRLWETNQKRPL; encoded by the coding sequence TTGTTAGATTCTATTACGAAAAAGAAGATAGACGACGCCAGGGATATCCTGGTCGGTAAAGTCCCCGTGCCCAGTTCCCAGGTTGAGCAGATAACCATAGCTCTGATCTATAAATTTATGTATGATATGGACAACGAATCCATAGAGCTTGGAGGCAAACCGAAGTATTTTACAGGTGATTATGCCAAATACGCATGGAACAGACTCTTTGACCAAAAGCTGAGTGGCGAGGGCAGGGTTATGCTTTATCAGGACGCATTGACAAAGATACCCAATAATGCTTCTATACCCACACTTTTCAGGGATATTTTCAAGAATGCCTTCCTACCCTACCGTGACCCGGAAACCTTGAAACTCTTTCTGAAATGCATAGACGAATTTACCTATGAGCATAGTGAAAAACTGGGTGACGCCTTTGAATACCTGCTTGCTGTGCTTGGCTCTCAGGGCGATGCCGGTCAGTTTAGAACTCCTCGCCACATTATAGACTTTATGGTGGAACTTATCGATCCCCAAAAGGAGGACAGCATTCTCGATCCCGCTTGCGGGACAGCCGGTTTCCTGATCTCTGCTTATAAACACATCATCAAAACGAATAGCTCAAATTATGATAAAGTAAATGACCCCCACACCTTTGCCATGCACAACACACCTCTGGATGAGCTGGTTATCCAAAATGGCAAAAAATACACAGGAGATCTGCTTACTCCGGATCAGCGGGCATTTCTGCATAAGAACATAAAGGGCTATGACATTGCCTTTGAGATGGTGCGCCTCTCTCTGGTCAATATGTACCTGCATGGCTTCAACACCCCCCAGATCTTTGAGTATGACACTCTCACCAGCACAGAACGCTGGAATGAATACGCTAATGTGATTCTCGCCAATCCTCCCTTTATGACTCCCAAGGGGGGTATCCGTCCCCATCATAAATTCACTATCCAGGCCAAACGCAGTGAAGTGCTCTTTGTGGACTATATGCTGGAACACCTCACTAACAATGGCAGAGCGGGAATCATCGTACCTGAAGGTATCATCTTCCAAAGTGGAAACGCCTATAAACAGCTTCGTAAGCTGCTGGTTGAAGAAAACTACCTTGTAGGAGTTATATCGCTTCCGGCAGGAGTATTCAATCCCTATTCTGGAGTAAAAACCTCTATTCTCTGGATCGATAAAGCCCTTGCCAAAAAAACTGATAAGATCATTTTCCTCAAGATCAACAACGATGGATTTGATTTGGGCGCTCAGAGAAGGCCTATTGAAGCCAATGACCTCCCTGCCGCCTTTGATAATGCGATGGCATACAAAGAATCTGTGCTTTCTGGTGAAGAGTATATAGCATCCGACAAAAATGTGAGCTTGGTCGAAAAGACAAGGTTGGCAGAGAATGGAGATTTTAATCTTAGCTGGGAGAGGTATATCTCTTCTACATCAAACAGTTATACATATGATACTGTTAGACTTGATGAAATCTGTGTCAAAAAGGCTCAATATGGGTCGGGAGCCGCAAAAACTGATTATGATGGAGAGACAAGGTATATCCGGATAACCGATATAGATGACGATGGCAACTTGAAAGATAACGATATAGTGTCTCCCTCAGTGATCAATGAAAAATATTTATTGAATGAAGATGACTTGCTTTTCGCTAGATCAGGGTCTGTTGGTAGGGTATATATTCACCGACAGAAAGGTAGGTTTATCTTTGCAGGATATCTAATCCGTTTTGTCCTTGATAAGAATAAAGCCTTACCAAGATTTATATTCTACCTTACTAAGTCTGAGTACTATGCAAATTGGATCATTAAACAATCAAAAACTGGCACAATATCCAACATCAATGCACAGCAGTATTCAAGTTTGCGGATCCCTCTCCCACCCCTTTCAGTCCAGGAAGAGATAGTTGCAGAATTGGATTCCTATCAGAAGATCATAGATGGCGCCAAGCAAGTTGTGGACAATTGGAAACCACACATTGATATTGATCCGGAGTGGGATTCGTACCCATATAAGGAAATTTTTACCACCTTGACTGCACCTATGAAGATTCAAACCTCCGAATACAGTTCCAGCGGAGCATACCCAATAATTGATCAATCTATGCACGAGATAGCAGGATGGACTGATGATGAACGAGCTTTAGTGAGAATTGAGAAACCAGTCGTCATATTTGGTGACCACACATGTCGCATCAAATACATCTCCAAAAACTTCTGTCAAGGTGCTGACGGCATAAAAATATTAAGCACCACAGAAAATGTCATTCCTAAGTATTTGTACTATTACTTACTCGCATTCCCAATTACTCCGCAAGGATACAATCGCCACTTTTCTAAGTTGGTCGAAAAAGAGATATCAATTCCAGAACTTGATGTGCAACAGATTATTGTGAGCCGAATAGAATCTGAACAAAAGCTCGTTGAAGCTAACCGTAAGTTAATCGCACTCTTTGAGCAAAAGATTAAAGAAAGGATAAACCGTTTATGGGAAACCAATCAAAAAAGACCATTATGA
- a CDS encoding XkdF-like putative serine protease domain-containing protein, protein MNRKRTILKGELRNVEVELVSLLFGEMTPANQKGFVVKNASGRSFEHKINSSKFKSETSGTQGRLYVTLMEPNIHDSQGDYYTREEIQKACDHFAKHGLVGKCDVNHNMQPVPEFTVVENYILKTSDREHFPDTKVGAWVQVLKCEDLGSELWQKVEKGEFNGVSIYGRADDYSGTEASLSEIKNELNNLRKVAEHNNNSELQKGITAITEKISELEKGNPNLQIGDAIYSIEKSLKDLSVTMSRAISKSIPGEPDANHSNVDKEVTIDGNKIMVKASHREIYKGISDVDSGKAMNILTANTTSLFIDEVISSQPGDTLSDISVLPLLKDEKIDVGLIDDLVFKNSLDGALTAQNVSTADLSVPTGILNAEFTLGRDVVEFYKDKYGEDAFGAYVENHIAKKTEKAIRMLLFKGDRSSATAKIKALDGVVKLATTATDVTNLSKATYTDWAKRFEAALLAFSDEMLEEQENFKFYVSHKDLIRIRAELAKRETGAGDRLLLEGGNVSFAGIPVKPRLMDADYIIGGLPKFIIIGYRTDAELKVEHHGSDWKYHWYIRIRPGITYISGFVKVFKLTT, encoded by the coding sequence GTGAATCGTAAACGCACCATTCTCAAGGGAGAACTCCGCAACGTGGAAGTCGAGTTAGTCTCGCTCCTCTTCGGAGAAATGACTCCCGCCAACCAGAAGGGCTTTGTGGTCAAGAACGCTTCCGGCAGAAGCTTCGAACACAAGATCAACTCCAGCAAGTTCAAGAGTGAAACGAGTGGCACTCAAGGACGGCTTTATGTCACTCTGATGGAGCCCAACATCCACGATTCCCAGGGTGACTATTACACCCGGGAAGAGATTCAAAAGGCCTGTGACCACTTTGCCAAGCACGGCTTAGTCGGTAAATGCGATGTGAACCACAATATGCAGCCGGTACCTGAGTTCACCGTGGTCGAGAACTACATCCTCAAGACCAGCGACCGGGAACACTTCCCCGATACCAAGGTGGGTGCCTGGGTCCAGGTCTTGAAGTGTGAAGATCTGGGCAGTGAGCTCTGGCAGAAGGTCGAGAAAGGCGAGTTCAATGGGGTATCCATCTATGGCAGAGCTGATGACTACAGCGGAACTGAAGCCAGCTTATCTGAGATCAAGAACGAGCTCAACAACCTGCGTAAGGTAGCGGAGCATAACAACAACTCCGAGCTGCAGAAGGGCATTACTGCTATCACTGAGAAGATCAGTGAGTTGGAGAAGGGCAATCCCAACCTCCAGATTGGTGATGCCATCTACAGCATCGAGAAGAGCCTCAAAGACCTCTCTGTGACTATGTCTCGTGCCATCTCGAAATCAATACCCGGAGAGCCTGATGCTAACCATTCCAATGTGGACAAAGAGGTTACCATCGATGGCAATAAGATCATGGTCAAGGCCAGTCATCGTGAGATCTACAAGGGTATCTCCGACGTTGACTCCGGCAAGGCTATGAACATCCTCACCGCCAACACCACTTCTCTGTTTATAGATGAGGTGATCAGCAGCCAGCCCGGAGACACCCTCTCGGACATCTCGGTGCTGCCGCTACTCAAAGACGAGAAGATCGACGTCGGTCTGATCGATGACCTGGTCTTCAAGAATTCCCTCGATGGAGCTCTGACGGCTCAGAATGTATCGACTGCTGATCTCTCCGTTCCCACCGGGATACTCAATGCCGAGTTCACCTTAGGCAGAGATGTGGTCGAGTTCTACAAGGACAAGTACGGTGAAGATGCCTTCGGTGCCTATGTGGAGAACCACATCGCTAAGAAGACCGAGAAAGCCATCCGCATGCTGCTCTTCAAGGGTGATCGATCCTCTGCTACTGCCAAGATCAAGGCTCTGGATGGAGTGGTCAAACTGGCTACCACCGCCACCGACGTCACCAACCTCTCCAAGGCCACCTACACCGACTGGGCGAAGCGCTTTGAAGCCGCTCTGCTGGCATTCTCCGACGAGATGTTGGAAGAGCAGGAGAACTTCAAGTTCTACGTCAGTCATAAAGACCTGATCCGTATCAGGGCTGAACTCGCCAAGCGTGAGACCGGAGCAGGAGATCGCCTGCTGCTTGAAGGTGGCAATGTCTCCTTTGCGGGTATCCCCGTAAAGCCCCGTCTCATGGATGCTGATTACATCATCGGCGGTCTGCCCAAGTTCATCATCATCGGCTATCGCACTGATGCCGAACTCAAAGTCGAACACCACGGAAGTGACTGGAAGTACCACTGGTACATCCGTATCCGTCCCGGCATCACCTACATTTCCGGCTTCGTGAAAGTGTTCAAACTCACTACATAG
- a CDS encoding DEAD/DEAH box helicase family protein → MSKEASARIKINDLLKEAGWRFFDEKGKPANILLENQTKVTQKMIDEYGADFEKVSRGFIDFLLLDEHSHPIIVLEAKSEKHSPLVGKEQARTYARSQNCRFILLSNGNLHYFWDTQQGNPYIITKFPTPESMKGYEHYNPDPDALVNEIVTSGYIAVTQKHDYDQSPDFYNEDTRAEYLKKHNLSLLRPYQVKAIESIQNSVRKGKNRFLFEMATGTGKTLISAVVIKLFLKTGNAHRVLFLVDRLELEDQAQRNMVKYLKNDFTSLIYKENKDDWRKADIVITTVQSLLSADKYRTKFSPTDFDLVISDEAHRSIGGNARAVFEYFVGYKLGLTATPKDYLKNAKPNENSTREYERRLLLDTYETFGCKSGIPTYRYSLVDGVKDGYLVSPTVIDARSQVTTQLLSDQGFAYVEKDFQGEESITYFEERDFEKRFFSENTNVTLCRAFLENAAYDPISGEIGKSIVFAVSQRHATKLTQILNEMADKMFPGKYNSDFAMQVTSIIPTAQQMSINFSNNNLSGRGNFISDYRTSKTRVCVTVGMMTTGYDCTDILNIALMRPIFSPSEFIQIKGRGTRLHNFYEQFIDPSLKEQHKDKIKTGYILFDFFAVCEYFEEKFDYDQVLALPVLNEQTTFPVGGEPPQPQATSAEIHTPDPLAKIDRKSIGTEGMKIDRMYFQKFEEKIKQDPKVKQGVNDGKWDYVLDYINQNIIDKPEDFFTLEKLRHSIQLDRRLTLREIVEKAFGLIPGFKSKDELINAEFDKFISIFKPNTTDNIPALKYYFKAYVTDNRLRDIIDSRDYAELYTYPRFGMNDFKAVKDKWRTAIPEYIKDYVVLNKFM, encoded by the coding sequence ATGAGTAAAGAAGCTAGTGCACGAATTAAGATTAATGATCTTTTGAAAGAAGCAGGTTGGAGGTTCTTTGATGAGAAGGGCAAACCAGCCAATATCTTGCTCGAAAACCAAACCAAGGTCACGCAAAAAATGATAGATGAATATGGCGCAGACTTTGAGAAAGTATCCAGGGGATTTATAGATTTCTTGCTTTTAGATGAGCATTCCCATCCCATTATTGTGCTGGAAGCAAAATCGGAAAAGCACAGCCCTTTGGTGGGGAAAGAACAAGCCAGAACCTATGCTCGTTCTCAAAACTGTAGGTTTATCTTACTATCTAATGGTAATCTACACTATTTCTGGGACACACAGCAGGGCAACCCCTACATTATCACAAAATTTCCCACCCCAGAATCTATGAAGGGCTACGAGCACTACAATCCCGATCCTGATGCATTGGTGAACGAGATCGTGACCTCTGGCTATATAGCGGTAACCCAAAAGCATGACTACGACCAAAGCCCTGATTTCTACAACGAGGATACTAGAGCAGAATATCTGAAGAAGCACAACCTCAGTTTACTGCGACCATATCAAGTAAAGGCTATAGAATCGATTCAAAACTCAGTCCGAAAGGGGAAAAACCGTTTCCTATTTGAGATGGCAACCGGGACAGGAAAGACACTTATCTCTGCTGTCGTAATAAAGCTCTTTCTTAAGACTGGGAACGCTCACCGAGTACTTTTCCTGGTAGATCGCCTGGAATTGGAAGACCAAGCCCAGCGTAATATGGTCAAGTATCTCAAGAATGATTTCACATCCTTGATCTACAAAGAAAACAAGGACGACTGGAGAAAAGCCGATATTGTCATAACGACGGTTCAGTCTCTCTTGTCAGCCGATAAATACCGCACCAAGTTCAGCCCCACCGATTTTGATCTGGTAATCTCTGACGAGGCTCATCGTTCCATCGGTGGCAACGCCAGAGCTGTGTTTGAGTACTTCGTAGGTTATAAGCTTGGTCTAACTGCAACGCCAAAAGACTATCTTAAAAACGCAAAACCCAACGAGAACAGCACCCGGGAGTATGAACGCAGATTACTTTTAGATACTTATGAGACCTTTGGTTGCAAGAGTGGCATACCCACATATCGCTATTCTTTGGTTGATGGTGTGAAAGATGGCTATCTTGTTAGCCCAACAGTGATCGATGCCCGTTCCCAAGTAACCACCCAGTTATTATCAGATCAGGGCTTTGCCTATGTGGAAAAGGACTTCCAAGGAGAGGAATCTATTACCTACTTTGAAGAAAGGGACTTTGAAAAGAGGTTCTTTTCGGAGAACACCAATGTCACCCTCTGCCGTGCTTTCTTGGAAAATGCCGCTTATGATCCCATCAGCGGCGAGATTGGTAAATCAATAGTGTTCGCGGTAAGCCAAAGGCATGCCACTAAACTTACCCAGATCCTCAATGAGATGGCTGATAAAATGTTCCCTGGCAAATACAATTCTGACTTTGCCATGCAGGTTACTTCTATCATACCTACGGCTCAGCAAATGTCCATCAACTTCTCCAACAACAACCTTTCCGGTAGAGGAAACTTCATATCTGATTACCGCACATCCAAAACCAGGGTATGCGTAACTGTCGGTATGATGACCACCGGCTACGATTGCACGGACATCCTCAACATAGCCTTGATGCGACCCATTTTCTCACCCTCAGAGTTCATCCAGATCAAAGGCAGAGGGACTCGGCTCCACAATTTCTACGAGCAATTTATTGATCCATCTCTCAAGGAACAGCATAAGGACAAGATCAAAACAGGCTATATCCTCTTTGATTTCTTCGCAGTATGCGAGTATTTTGAAGAAAAGTTCGACTACGACCAGGTCCTGGCGCTCCCTGTTTTAAATGAACAAACCACCTTCCCTGTTGGTGGGGAGCCCCCTCAACCTCAAGCAACAAGTGCAGAAATTCACACTCCCGATCCTCTGGCAAAGATTGATCGTAAGTCCATTGGAACAGAAGGTATGAAAATCGACCGCATGTACTTCCAAAAGTTCGAAGAGAAGATCAAGCAAGACCCAAAAGTCAAGCAAGGGGTCAACGACGGAAAATGGGATTATGTTTTGGATTATATCAATCAGAACATTATCGATAAACCAGAGGATTTCTTTACTTTGGAGAAGCTTAGACATTCTATCCAGCTTGATCGCCGCTTAACTCTCAGAGAGATCGTGGAAAAAGCATTTGGCCTCATCCCCGGTTTCAAATCCAAAGACGAGCTGATTAATGCAGAATTTGACAAGTTTATCTCCATTTTTAAACCCAATACCACAGATAACATACCTGCGCTCAAATACTATTTCAAGGCCTATGTTACAGATAATCGGTTAAGAGACATCATTGACAGCAGGGACTACGCGGAACTTTACACATATCCCCGTTTCGGTATGAACGACTTCAAGGCTGTCAAAGATAAGTGGCGCACTGCCATCCCGGAATACATCAAGGACTATGTAGTCCTTAATAAGTTTATGTAG